Proteins from a genomic interval of Acidobacteriota bacterium:
- the nrfD gene encoding polysulfide reductase NrfD — MSERLVLPVVPAPRLWAKLIDHGQCIGCHACSTACKSENDVPLSVNRTYVKAVEVGTFPQVRRAFQVTRCNQCEDAPCVEICPTSAMYRRDDGIVDFDKRSCIGCKACIAACPYDAIFINPFDGAAEKCNLCAHRLEVGLEPACVVVCPTQAIVVGDLNHPASVVARAAHRDVVHVRRPEKETRPKLFYRGAHQATLDPLAAARPEGGLFMWSEQLTGGQHVVSGHPEAANHATTARLAYDVPHRAPWDWRVSLYTWTKSVAAGAYLVPALLVLAGLLDPSSPLWRWLGPCIAGAALAATGLVLIGDLEQPTRFYFLFTRAQRRSWLVKGAWVITAYGALLSAHVALVLAGVDRLAPLMALGLPLAAMTAIYTAYLFAQARARDLWQSPVLAPHLVVQAVLAGAGTLALCGLVGGHLTAEAREALLWTVALAGAGHLWLVLCETTVGHPTSHARLAVREMLWGRHHVTFWTSVALVAWALAAPWLGLAVVPLALAGLLAYEHAYVQAGQAVPLA, encoded by the coding sequence ATGAGCGAGCGCCTCGTCCTGCCCGTCGTTCCCGCACCGCGTCTCTGGGCGAAGCTCATCGATCACGGACAATGCATCGGCTGCCACGCGTGCTCGACCGCGTGCAAGTCCGAGAACGACGTGCCGCTGTCGGTGAACCGCACCTACGTGAAAGCGGTCGAGGTCGGCACGTTCCCGCAGGTGCGCCGCGCGTTCCAGGTGACCCGCTGCAACCAGTGCGAGGACGCGCCGTGTGTCGAGATCTGCCCGACATCCGCGATGTACCGGCGCGACGATGGCATCGTCGACTTCGACAAGCGATCGTGCATCGGGTGCAAGGCGTGCATCGCGGCGTGCCCGTACGACGCCATCTTCATCAACCCCTTCGACGGTGCCGCGGAGAAGTGCAACCTCTGTGCGCACCGCCTCGAGGTAGGCCTCGAACCCGCGTGCGTGGTCGTCTGTCCGACGCAGGCCATCGTGGTCGGCGATCTCAATCACCCGGCGTCGGTCGTGGCGCGCGCGGCGCATCGCGACGTGGTACACGTCCGCCGGCCCGAGAAGGAGACGCGCCCGAAGCTGTTCTACCGGGGCGCGCATCAGGCAACGCTCGATCCGCTCGCCGCCGCACGCCCCGAAGGCGGCCTCTTCATGTGGAGCGAACAGCTCACCGGGGGGCAGCACGTCGTGTCGGGGCACCCGGAGGCGGCAAACCACGCGACGACGGCACGGCTCGCCTACGATGTCCCGCATCGCGCCCCCTGGGACTGGCGCGTGAGCCTGTACACGTGGACGAAGAGCGTGGCCGCAGGCGCGTACCTCGTGCCGGCGCTGCTCGTGCTCGCCGGTCTGCTCGACCCTTCGAGCCCGCTGTGGCGATGGCTCGGGCCGTGTATCGCCGGTGCTGCCCTGGCCGCAACCGGGCTGGTTCTCATCGGTGATCTCGAACAACCGACTCGTTTCTACTTCCTGTTCACGCGGGCACAACGCCGCAGCTGGCTGGTGAAGGGCGCGTGGGTCATCACGGCGTACGGCGCGCTGCTCTCGGCGCACGTGGCGCTCGTGCTCGCGGGGGTGGACCGCCTCGCGCCGCTGATGGCACTCGGGTTGCCTCTGGCGGCGATGACGGCCATCTACACGGCATACCTCTTCGCCCAGGCCAGGGCCCGCGATCTGTGGCAGAGCCCGGTTCTCGCACCGCATCTCGTCGTGCAGGCCGTGCTGGCCGGTGCCGGCACCCTGGCGCTCTGCGGCCTCGTCGGCGGGCACCTCACGGCGGAAGCCCGCGAGGCCCTGCTCTGGACGGTGGCCCTGGCCGGCGCCGGTCACCTGTGGCTCGTCCTCTGCGAGACGACGGTCGGGCATCCGACCTCGCACGCGCGACTCGCGGTGCGCGAGATGCTGTGGGGGCGCCATCACGTGACGTTCTGGACCAGCGTGGCGCTCGTGGCATGGGCCCTCGCCGCCCCCTGGCTGGGCCTGGCGGTGGTGCCGCTGGCGCTCGCGGGCCTGCTCGCCTACGAGCACGCCTACGTGCAGGCGGGCCAGGCGGTGCCGCTCGCGTGA
- a CDS encoding molybdopterin-dependent oxidoreductase, whose protein sequence is MSIEPEAERTAREAAATRGETCNPDPSRNELVAFPPKARWDDWRELDPKAWPERVERRYALVPTTCFNCESACGLLAYVDRDTGQVRKFEGNPEHPGSRGRNCAKGPATLNQTTDPERILHPLKRSGPRGEGRWERVSWDEALDDIAARLRRAIVEGRQNEVMYHVGRPGEDGFTERILAAWGVDGHNSHTNVCSSSGRAGYQYWMGFDRPSPDHTNADVILLISSHLEAGHYFNPHAQRVMEARQRGATLIVFDTRLSNTATHADHWLSTYPGSEAAVLLAVANHVIQTGRYDREFVRRWWNWEEYLAIEHPAAGSSFEDFERILRELYAEYTFEFASKESGVDTATIAAVADAVSRAGTRLSTHTWRSAAAGNLGGWQVSRTLFLLNALLGAVATEGGVYPNGWNKFVPRPMHVPPHPRTWNELTWPAEYPLAMNELSFLLPHFLAEGRGRLDVYFTRVYNPVWTNPDGFSWIEALTDETKVGLHVALTPTWSETAFFADYVLPMGLAPERHDVHSYETHDAQWIGFRQPVLRAWRERQGDAVVDTRDVNPGDVWEENEFWIDLTWRIDPSGELGIRRYVESRDRAGEKLSIDEYYGFIFDHSVPGLPERAASEGLTPLQFMRRYGAFETARRIGPVHEQPVPSGELDDAAVDRFGRVYTRAPQAAPLNLVPQPTPDPDAEDRRPVGVNVDGRILHGFPTPSGRLEFYSTTLATWGWREYALPTYIRSHVHPEHLEPGQMPLISTFRLPVQIHTRSANAKWLDEIAHTNPLWIHPADAARLALGTGDLVRVETATGYFVVKAWVTEGIRPGVVACSHHMGRWKVHDHGQRQHMATVALDRQDRRWRMTRREGVGPYASADRDTQHIWWSDVGVHQNLTFPVHPDPISGQHCWHQAVRIRKADSGDAYGDVFVDTGRSRREYELWLARSRPALAVSPDGTRRPYWLLRPLKPAREAYRLPGSPAGG, encoded by the coding sequence ATGAGCATCGAGCCCGAGGCGGAACGCACCGCGCGCGAGGCCGCCGCCACGCGCGGGGAGACCTGTAACCCCGATCCGAGCCGGAACGAGCTCGTCGCGTTCCCACCGAAGGCGCGGTGGGACGACTGGCGCGAGCTCGATCCGAAAGCGTGGCCGGAACGCGTCGAGAGGCGCTACGCGCTCGTGCCGACGACCTGCTTCAACTGCGAGTCGGCGTGCGGCCTGCTCGCGTACGTCGACAGGGACACGGGTCAGGTCCGCAAGTTCGAGGGCAACCCGGAGCATCCCGGATCGCGCGGACGCAATTGCGCCAAGGGACCGGCCACCCTCAACCAGACCACCGACCCCGAGCGCATCCTCCACCCGCTCAAGCGCTCCGGCCCGCGAGGCGAGGGGAGGTGGGAACGCGTGAGCTGGGACGAAGCGCTCGACGACATCGCCGCCCGCCTCCGGCGCGCGATCGTGGAAGGGCGCCAGAACGAGGTGATGTACCACGTCGGCCGGCCTGGCGAAGATGGCTTCACCGAGCGCATCCTCGCCGCGTGGGGCGTCGATGGCCACAACTCACATACGAACGTCTGCTCGTCGAGCGGTCGTGCCGGCTATCAGTACTGGATGGGGTTCGATCGCCCCAGCCCCGACCACACCAACGCGGACGTGATCCTGCTCATTTCCTCTCACCTCGAGGCCGGGCACTACTTCAACCCGCACGCGCAACGGGTGATGGAGGCCAGGCAGCGGGGCGCGACGCTGATCGTCTTCGACACGCGGCTCTCCAACACGGCGACGCACGCCGACCACTGGCTCTCGACGTACCCGGGGTCGGAAGCAGCGGTCCTGCTCGCCGTCGCGAACCACGTGATCCAGACCGGCCGGTACGACCGTGAGTTCGTCCGTCGCTGGTGGAACTGGGAGGAGTACCTGGCCATCGAACACCCGGCCGCGGGATCGTCCTTCGAGGACTTCGAGCGGATTCTCCGCGAGCTCTACGCGGAGTACACCTTCGAGTTCGCCTCGAAGGAGTCTGGCGTCGACACGGCCACGATCGCGGCCGTCGCCGATGCCGTGTCGCGCGCCGGCACCCGTCTGTCGACACACACGTGGCGCAGCGCGGCGGCCGGCAACCTCGGGGGGTGGCAGGTTTCGCGGACGCTCTTCCTCCTGAACGCGCTGCTCGGGGCAGTCGCCACCGAGGGCGGCGTCTACCCCAACGGCTGGAACAAGTTCGTCCCGCGGCCGATGCACGTACCGCCTCACCCACGCACGTGGAACGAGCTGACGTGGCCGGCCGAATACCCGCTCGCCATGAACGAGCTGTCGTTCCTCCTGCCGCACTTCCTCGCGGAGGGGCGCGGCCGGCTCGATGTGTACTTCACGCGCGTCTACAACCCCGTCTGGACCAACCCCGACGGGTTCTCCTGGATCGAGGCGCTCACCGACGAGACCAAGGTCGGCCTGCACGTCGCGCTCACGCCGACGTGGAGCGAAACGGCCTTCTTCGCCGACTACGTGCTGCCGATGGGGCTCGCACCGGAGCGCCACGACGTCCACTCGTACGAGACGCACGACGCGCAGTGGATCGGGTTCCGCCAGCCCGTGCTGCGCGCCTGGCGCGAGCGACAGGGCGACGCCGTCGTCGACACGCGCGACGTGAATCCTGGCGACGTGTGGGAGGAGAACGAATTCTGGATCGACCTCACCTGGCGGATCGACCCCAGTGGCGAGCTGGGGATTCGTCGATACGTCGAGTCGCGCGACCGTGCTGGCGAGAAGCTCTCCATCGACGAGTACTACGGGTTCATCTTCGATCACTCCGTCCCCGGGCTGCCGGAGCGTGCGGCCAGTGAGGGCCTGACGCCGCTGCAGTTCATGCGCCGCTACGGCGCGTTCGAGACCGCCCGCCGCATCGGCCCCGTGCACGAGCAGCCCGTTCCATCTGGAGAGCTCGACGACGCGGCCGTCGATCGGTTCGGGCGCGTGTACACCCGGGCGCCACAGGCCGCCCCGCTCAACCTGGTGCCGCAGCCCACCCCCGATCCCGACGCCGAGGACCGGCGGCCCGTCGGCGTCAACGTCGACGGCCGCATCCTTCACGGGTTCCCCACGCCGAGCGGACGGCTGGAGTTTTACTCGACGACGCTCGCGACCTGGGGATGGCGCGAGTACGCGCTGCCCACGTACATCAGGAGCCACGTCCATCCCGAGCACCTCGAACCCGGGCAGATGCCCCTCATCTCGACGTTCCGCCTGCCCGTGCAGATCCATACGCGCAGCGCGAACGCGAAGTGGCTCGACGAGATCGCGCACACGAATCCCCTGTGGATACACCCGGCCGACGCGGCCCGGCTGGCGCTCGGCACCGGCGACCTCGTGCGCGTCGAGACGGCCACCGGCTACTTCGTCGTCAAAGCGTGGGTCACTGAAGGCATCCGCCCGGGCGTGGTCGCCTGCAGCCATCACATGGGACGCTGGAAGGTGCACGATCACGGCCAGCGCCAGCACATGGCCACCGTCGCGCTCGATCGACAGGATCGCCGCTGGCGGATGACGCGTCGCGAGGGCGTGGGGCCGTATGCGTCGGCCGATCGCGATACGCAGCACATCTGGTGGAGCGACGTGGGGGTGCACCAGAACCTCACGTTCCCTGTGCACCCGGATCCCATTTCGGGCCAGCACTGCTGGCACCAGGCCGTACGCATCCGCAAGGCCGATTCAGGTGACGCCTACGGCGACGTCTTCGTCGACACGGGGCGGTCGCGTCGCGAGTACGAGTTGTGGCTCGCGCGCTCGCGCCCGGCGCTCGCGGTCTCACCCGACGGCACGCGGCGCCCGTACTGGCTGCTGCGACCGCTCAAGCCCGCGCGCGAGGCGTATCGGCTGCCGGGGTCGCCGGCCGGCGGGTAG
- a CDS encoding alpha/beta hydrolase, with translation MAILVAGLLAALAAALLYQLVGTRRDAARLPPPGRLVDAGHVTLHVRALGTGMPTVVFISGIAASCLNWWALQQAMASHTRTVSYDRPGLGWSPLGPRGLTAAAHARHLREALSALGAPPPYVLVTHSFGAFVGQLFTELEPHTVKGLVLIDPITSREWMAPDRSQRYTLRGGAFVARVGALLAALGVVRFAVRRFRRGSEGVGRAILGSFGAQAVRAVSRVMGEVGKMAPETWDAIQAHWSHPRAFVAMARHFVALPRSATEVHHAAGQRTTAWTMPVVVLCSGDASKEKVAAQQDLARQSTRGRHVRVAGAGHWIHLDRPDVVRSAILEVMTAA, from the coding sequence ATGGCCATCCTCGTGGCGGGCCTGCTGGCGGCTCTTGCGGCAGCCCTTCTCTATCAGTTGGTCGGCACACGACGCGATGCCGCGCGGCTGCCCCCGCCGGGGCGCCTCGTCGACGCAGGGCACGTCACGCTCCACGTGCGTGCTCTCGGCACCGGCATGCCGACGGTCGTCTTCATCTCCGGCATCGCCGCCTCCTGTCTGAACTGGTGGGCCCTCCAGCAGGCGATGGCCTCCCACACCCGCACGGTGTCGTACGATCGGCCGGGGCTCGGGTGGAGCCCGCTCGGGCCACGCGGCCTCACGGCGGCAGCGCACGCCCGTCACCTGCGCGAGGCGCTCTCGGCACTCGGCGCCCCACCACCCTACGTCCTCGTGACCCATTCCTTCGGGGCGTTCGTCGGGCAGCTCTTCACCGAACTGGAGCCGCACACGGTGAAGGGGCTCGTGCTGATCGACCCCATCACGTCGCGGGAGTGGATGGCGCCTGACCGGTCGCAGCGGTACACGCTTCGAGGCGGCGCCTTCGTCGCACGCGTGGGCGCGCTGCTCGCCGCGCTCGGCGTCGTGCGATTCGCGGTGCGGCGGTTTCGCCGCGGCTCGGAGGGCGTCGGGCGGGCGATCCTCGGCTCGTTCGGGGCGCAGGCCGTGCGGGCGGTGTCGCGCGTGATGGGAGAGGTCGGCAAGATGGCGCCCGAGACGTGGGACGCCATCCAGGCGCACTGGAGCCACCCCCGGGCGTTCGTCGCGATGGCCCGGCACTTCGTCGCCTTGCCGCGCAGCGCCACGGAAGTCCATCACGCCGCCGGGCAGCGGACGACGGCGTGGACGATGCCCGTCGTCGTGCTCTGCTCCGGCGATGCGAGTAAGGAGAAGGTCGCCGCCCAGCAGGATCTCGCGCGCCAATCGACCCGAGGGCGTCACGTGCGCGTGGCCGGCGCGGGACACTGGATCCACCTGGATCGACCCGACGTGGTCCGGAGCGCCATCCTCGAGGTGATGACGGCAGCGTAG
- a CDS encoding site-specific DNA-methyltransferase, with the protein MPFDVAHDVPLAESLRRFRWRGGAEPAVDELEASAGSATLRVPTFTNEFWTAKQRAAHSLHEVSYRACFKPQLPRFFIERLTTPGEIVYDPFMGRGTTLVEAALLGRVPFGCDVNPLSRVLTEPRLDPPCLEDVDAALAAVDFAAPAEAPDDLLVFYHPETLREIAALRAHLLARERAGTLTPADRWVRMVAVNRLTGHSTGFFSVYTFPPNQAVSARSQARINARRKQIPPRRDVAAIIRRKSRALLSDITPETRTRLAALAGRTRLVTGLSSLTPELASGSVALVVTSPPFLDVVDYQTDNWLRCWFCGIDATSVPITKARRTDDWQAFVERTLVELRRVLRPGGHVAFEVGEVKGGAVRLEELVVPAGLAAGLEPVLVLINAQAFTKTANCWGVDNNRKGTNTNRIVVFRKAG; encoded by the coding sequence CTGCCGTTCGACGTCGCACACGACGTCCCGCTCGCGGAGTCGCTTCGCCGCTTCCGGTGGCGCGGCGGCGCCGAACCGGCCGTCGACGAGCTCGAGGCGAGCGCCGGCTCCGCGACGCTTCGAGTGCCCACCTTCACCAACGAGTTCTGGACGGCGAAGCAGCGTGCCGCGCACAGCCTCCACGAAGTGTCGTATCGCGCGTGCTTCAAGCCCCAGTTGCCGCGGTTCTTCATCGAGCGCCTGACGACGCCGGGCGAGATCGTCTACGACCCCTTCATGGGCCGCGGAACGACCCTCGTCGAGGCCGCCTTGCTCGGTCGCGTACCGTTCGGCTGCGACGTCAACCCGCTCAGTCGCGTGCTGACCGAGCCGCGTCTCGACCCGCCCTGCCTGGAGGACGTGGACGCGGCACTCGCCGCCGTCGACTTCGCAGCGCCAGCGGAAGCACCGGACGACCTGCTCGTGTTCTATCACCCCGAAACGCTGCGCGAGATCGCGGCGCTCCGCGCCCATCTCCTGGCACGCGAGCGAGCGGGGACGCTCACACCCGCAGATCGATGGGTCAGGATGGTGGCGGTCAACCGGCTCACGGGGCACTCGACCGGGTTCTTCTCGGTCTATACGTTTCCCCCGAACCAGGCGGTGTCGGCACGATCGCAGGCCCGCATCAACGCCCGAAGGAAGCAGATCCCCCCACGCCGCGACGTCGCCGCGATCATCAGGCGCAAGTCTCGAGCCCTGCTGAGCGACATCACGCCCGAGACGCGCACACGATTGGCCGCGCTGGCCGGGCGCACGCGCCTCGTCACCGGCCTCTCGTCGCTCACGCCAGAACTGGCGAGCGGTTCGGTGGCGCTCGTCGTGACCTCACCGCCGTTTCTCGATGTGGTCGACTACCAGACCGACAACTGGCTTCGTTGCTGGTTCTGCGGCATCGACGCGACGAGTGTTCCGATCACGAAGGCACGGCGCACCGACGACTGGCAGGCGTTCGTCGAACGGACGCTCGTCGAGCTGCGGCGCGTACTGCGCCCCGGCGGTCACGTGGCCTTCGAGGTCGGCGAGGTCAAGGGCGGCGCGGTCCGTCTCGAGGAACTCGTCGTGCCGGCCGGCCTCGCGGCGGGCCTCGAGCCCGTGCTCGTGCTGATCAACGCGCAGGCCTTCACGAAGACCGCCAACTGCTGGGGCGTCGACAACAACCGCAAGGGCACGAACACCAACCGCATCGTCGTGTTCCGGAAGGCCGGCTGA